Proteins co-encoded in one Ignavibacteria bacterium genomic window:
- a CDS encoding 4a-hydroxytetrahydrobiopterin dehydratase, with protein MLKLPDEMINNELAGLNGWQREGDAITKIYNLGNFSEVVQVVNRIAELAEDQNHHPDILMFGWNKLRITTSTHDANGITGRDFKLASAIDHKIFSER; from the coding sequence CAATAACGAACTCGCAGGCTTGAACGGCTGGCAGAGAGAGGGTGATGCGATCACCAAAATATACAACCTTGGTAATTTTTCCGAAGTTGTTCAGGTCGTGAACAGAATCGCCGAACTGGCAGAAGACCAAAACCATCACCCGGATATCCTTATGTTCGGTTGGAACAAGTTGAGAATCACAACTTCCACCCATGATGCCAACGGAATTACAGGCAGGGATTTTAAATTGGCTTCGGCAATTGATCATAAAATATTTTCTGAGAGATAA
- a CDS encoding peptidase M64, which translates to MRILFFVLFVSTLAFSQSDFNNYFEKKTLRLNYIHSGNKTDDYFSFGSLIEEPFWGGPVKKMIDPFNYGKYKLEVFDKASGKLIYSKHYSTLFSEWQTTKEAMKINKSFEESVVFPYPKNPVLITISSRKKDLSLEKRYELEVDPKNYFIKKDRKNVYPSFQVVNSGDPSEKVDIVIIPEGYTAKEMDQFKKDCNRFAQYLFNSSPYKENKNFFNIWGIEAPSAQSGTDIPKEKIYVNTVAGSSFYTFDEERYLMTEEYNDVRDLAANAPYDQIYILVNTDKYGGGAIYNYYATCVNFNIYSEYVFVHEFGHAFAFLADEYYTSSTAYNDFYPLGVEPLEPNITTLVDFGSKWKELVKEDTPIPTPATKEFEKKLGAFEGGGYVEKGVYRPKQDCSMNSISVDNYCTACKRAIQKMIDYYTGK; encoded by the coding sequence ATGAGAATCTTATTTTTTGTCCTTTTTGTTTCCACTTTGGCTTTTTCTCAAAGTGATTTCAATAATTATTTTGAGAAAAAGACACTTCGTCTGAACTACATTCACTCGGGCAACAAGACCGATGACTACTTCTCCTTTGGAAGTCTGATCGAGGAACCCTTCTGGGGAGGTCCCGTTAAAAAAATGATTGACCCCTTCAATTATGGCAAATACAAACTCGAAGTCTTCGACAAGGCTTCGGGCAAACTGATCTATTCAAAACACTACTCTACACTTTTTTCCGAATGGCAGACTACCAAGGAAGCCATGAAAATCAACAAGTCATTTGAAGAGAGTGTCGTTTTTCCATACCCGAAAAATCCCGTTCTTATAACGATTTCTTCAAGAAAAAAGGACCTTTCTCTCGAAAAGAGATATGAACTTGAAGTGGATCCGAAGAACTACTTCATCAAAAAAGACAGAAAAAATGTCTATCCCTCATTTCAAGTTGTGAACAGTGGCGACCCTTCTGAAAAAGTGGATATCGTGATAATACCCGAAGGCTATACCGCCAAGGAAATGGATCAGTTCAAAAAAGACTGCAACCGCTTCGCTCAGTATCTTTTCAATTCATCTCCCTATAAAGAGAATAAAAATTTCTTCAATATCTGGGGAATTGAGGCACCTTCTGCTCAATCGGGAACAGATATTCCTAAAGAAAAAATCTATGTGAATACTGTTGCCGGGTCTTCTTTTTATACCTTTGATGAAGAACGGTATCTGATGACAGAAGAGTATAATGATGTTCGGGACCTCGCTGCAAATGCTCCTTATGATCAGATCTATATCCTCGTAAATACCGACAAGTATGGGGGTGGTGCTATCTACAATTACTACGCCACCTGTGTTAATTTCAATATCTATTCAGAATATGTATTTGTTCACGAGTTCGGACACGCTTTTGCATTTCTTGCCGATGAATATTACACAAGCTCAACGGCTTATAACGATTTTTATCCTCTCGGGGTCGAACCTCTCGAACCAAATATCACAACTTTAGTCGATTTTGGCTCAAAATGGAAAGAACTCGTTAAAGAAGACACACCAATTCCAACCCCTGCAACCAAGGAATTCGAAAAGAAACTCGGTGCATTCGAAGGTGGTGGTTATGTGGAGAAAGGCGTTTACCGTCCAAAACAGGACTGCTCAATGAACTCCATTTCAGTTGACAACTATTGCACAGCCTGCAAAAGGGCAATTCAAAAAATGATAGATTACTACACAGGAAAATAA
- a CDS encoding NAD-dependent succinate-semialdehyde dehydrogenase, with protein MFQSINPHNGEVVAEYSVMSPSEVASVIDQVDEAFHSFKKTGFEGRKYALKKAAEILRSRKMEFAKLMTTEMGKPVLQGVAEAEKCAWVCDYYADGAESFLRDMTIETDARKSFVSFQPLGVILAIMPWNFPFWQVFRFAAPALMAGNGVLLKHSPNVTGSALSIEKVFKEAGFPDNVFRTIVTEVENVEGIIRNKKVAAVTLTGSTRAGKSVAQIAGSELKKCVLELGGSDPYIIMNDADIESAVKACLIGRMLNTGQSCIAAKRLLIFEKVYDQFKELFLAEVKKLKTGDPMDETNYIGAIARKDLRDTVHAQVQKTIELGATVLAGGYIPEGPGFYYPPTVLENIPENSPAFCEEIFGPVALLFKVKTLEEAIFLANSTDYGLGSAIFTSDLANGETIAKSMLESGSSFVNSFVKSDPRLPFGGIKQSGYGRELSPFGIKEFVNVKTVYIA; from the coding sequence ATGTTTCAGTCGATTAATCCCCATAACGGGGAAGTGGTTGCAGAATATTCCGTGATGAGCCCCTCAGAGGTTGCATCCGTGATCGATCAGGTTGATGAGGCTTTTCACTCTTTCAAAAAAACAGGATTTGAAGGAAGAAAATACGCACTCAAAAAAGCAGCAGAAATTCTCCGCTCCAGAAAAATGGAATTTGCAAAATTGATGACCACCGAAATGGGAAAACCGGTTTTGCAGGGAGTAGCTGAAGCAGAAAAATGTGCCTGGGTCTGTGACTACTATGCCGACGGAGCTGAATCATTTTTACGGGATATGACCATTGAAACAGATGCCAGAAAAAGCTTCGTTTCTTTTCAGCCACTTGGTGTGATTCTCGCAATCATGCCGTGGAATTTCCCTTTTTGGCAGGTGTTTAGATTCGCAGCACCCGCTCTTATGGCAGGAAATGGTGTGCTTCTGAAACACTCACCAAATGTCACAGGATCTGCCCTTTCAATCGAAAAGGTCTTTAAAGAAGCAGGTTTCCCTGATAATGTTTTCCGGACTATTGTTACTGAAGTGGAAAATGTAGAAGGTATTATAAGAAACAAAAAAGTCGCAGCAGTCACTCTTACGGGAAGTACCCGGGCAGGGAAGTCAGTAGCTCAAATCGCGGGAAGCGAATTGAAGAAATGTGTCCTCGAACTCGGCGGCAGCGATCCTTATATTATCATGAATGATGCTGATATCGAGTCCGCTGTCAAGGCATGTCTGATTGGTAGAATGCTCAATACAGGACAAAGTTGCATCGCTGCGAAAAGACTTTTGATCTTCGAAAAAGTCTATGATCAATTCAAAGAACTTTTCCTGGCTGAAGTAAAAAAACTTAAGACGGGTGATCCAATGGATGAAACAAATTACATTGGAGCCATAGCCCGCAAGGACTTACGGGATACAGTTCACGCCCAGGTACAAAAGACAATTGAACTTGGAGCCACCGTTTTGGCAGGCGGATATATCCCCGAAGGCCCCGGTTTTTATTACCCGCCGACTGTACTCGAAAACATTCCAGAAAACTCTCCCGCTTTTTGTGAAGAGATTTTCGGTCCCGTGGCACTTCTTTTCAAAGTTAAAACTCTTGAAGAAGCCATCTTTCTTGCAAACTCAACTGACTACGGACTCGGCAGTGCCATCTTCACATCAGACCTGGCAAACGGTGAAACAATTGCCAAATCAATGCTTGAATCAGGTTCAAGTTTTGTGAATTCCTTCGTCAAAAGTGATCCCAGATTACCCTTCGGTGGCATAAAGCAATCAGGTTACGGCAGGGAACTATCACCCTTCGGCATAAAAGAATTCGTAAATGTGAAGACCGTTTATATTGCATGA
- a CDS encoding acyl-CoA dehydrogenase family protein, whose amino-acid sequence MSKFIGLDYFNTDLLLSDEEKMVRDMVREFVDDNVIPVIEKHYREGTFPMDLVPKMGELGLFGANLPSQYGGSDMNNVAYGLVMQELERGDSGVRSFVSVQSALVMYPIYTFGSEEQRLKWLPALAKGEKIGCFGLTEPDFGSNPGGMVTKAEKTDGGYILNGAKMWITNGTLADVAVVWAKLEGKVAGFLVEKGMKGFSAPEMKGKHSLRASVTSELVFDSVFIPEENRLPGAAGLKAPLMCLNQARYGIAWGVVGSMMASYDSSLNYSKSRIQFSKPIAGYQMTQEKLVYMLTEITKAQLLNLQLGRLKDSGNLRFQHVSLAKRNNCEIALNIARVAREIHGANGILDEYPVMRHANNLESVKTYEGTHEMHTLILGEDITGIPAFD is encoded by the coding sequence ATGTCAAAGTTTATTGGTTTGGATTATTTCAATACGGATCTTTTATTGTCAGATGAAGAGAAAATGGTTAGGGATATGGTTCGGGAATTTGTGGACGACAATGTAATCCCGGTCATAGAAAAACATTACAGAGAAGGCACTTTCCCGATGGACCTTGTACCAAAAATGGGTGAATTGGGGCTTTTTGGAGCGAATCTGCCGTCACAGTACGGCGGTTCCGACATGAATAATGTTGCCTACGGCCTCGTTATGCAGGAACTGGAAAGAGGAGACAGCGGCGTTCGTAGTTTTGTTTCAGTTCAGAGTGCACTGGTAATGTATCCGATTTACACATTCGGTAGTGAAGAGCAAAGATTAAAATGGCTTCCTGCACTCGCAAAAGGTGAAAAAATCGGCTGCTTCGGATTAACAGAGCCCGATTTCGGTTCAAATCCCGGCGGGATGGTAACTAAAGCTGAAAAAACTGACGGCGGTTATATCCTGAATGGTGCCAAAATGTGGATCACAAACGGAACACTTGCAGATGTAGCTGTTGTTTGGGCAAAACTTGAAGGTAAAGTGGCCGGATTCCTCGTGGAAAAAGGGATGAAAGGTTTTAGCGCTCCTGAAATGAAGGGAAAACACTCGCTTAGAGCTTCCGTTACCTCAGAACTGGTTTTTGATTCCGTATTCATACCTGAAGAAAACAGACTTCCCGGAGCTGCCGGATTAAAGGCTCCTCTTATGTGCCTCAATCAGGCCCGTTACGGCATTGCATGGGGTGTGGTTGGTTCCATGATGGCTTCCTACGATTCTTCATTAAACTATTCGAAATCGAGAATTCAGTTCTCAAAACCAATTGCCGGTTACCAAATGACTCAGGAAAAACTTGTTTACATGCTTACCGAAATAACAAAGGCACAACTTCTTAACCTGCAACTCGGAAGACTCAAGGATTCGGGCAACCTCCGCTTCCAGCATGTCTCACTGGCTAAGAGAAACAACTGCGAAATCGCGCTTAACATTGCAAGAGTCGCGAGGGAAATCCACGGTGCCAACGGAATTCTTGACGAATACCCCGTTATGAGACACGCCAACAACCTGGAATCGGTTAAAACTTATGAAGGAACCCACGAGATGCACACCCTGATTTTGGGCGAGGACATCACAGGTATTCCTGCTTTCGATTAA